AGTTCGCTACGCATGGTGGTTTGCGCGAGCTGAGTTACCGCGAAGATATAATCGTCAACACCGTAAGTCGCTTTATACGGATCTAAAACTCTAAAATAAAGTACACCATCAACAATCAATGAAATATTGTCTTTGGTTATGGCTGACTGAGATGGCACATCAACGGCTTGCTCCTTTAAGCTTCTATCGGAGGCTACGCGGTCGATAAATGGCAGAATAAAGTTAAGGCCAGCTTCTTTAGTGGACTGATATTTACCGAAGCGTTCAATAATCCACGCACGGTTCTGCGGGACAAATTTGATACTCCCTTTTAGTACCACAATAACGAAAATCAATAAAAACGCTTGAATGGTAAAAAGGTAATCAAAAATAAGTGTGACTGGATCCATGTTAGCTCTCCTACTACATAAGAATTGTTCGCATCAAATGCATGTTCCCAATATAGATGAATGATTTGTGAATTACCATTGGTAAATTTACTTTATGCTTGAGAGTGTCGGGTTTGTATTGTTGAAGGCTGTAAGGTAAAAACTACCACCCCCCAAATCTTGGCCAAAACTCGATGTCATCATGACTTAACACATGATAGCCCGAGTGCTGAGCGGCTGTTGCACATGCATGATTCGGTAAAATACGTAGTAGGTCACCATGTTTCATGTCTGGTAAGGTGAAACCGGGTTCACATTCAATAATGCCATGCTCTTGATTTGCTGAGGTTACTTTGAGTCCAGGCAACAAATTACCTTCTTGGTCACAAACGAGGCCATAGCCACAATCAAACGCTTGACTCGCGGTACCTCTGTCTCTTGAAAGCGCCATCCAGCCTGCATCTATAAAGAGCTTATTTTCACTACGTTTGATACCAGTGACACGCGTTAGCACGCTTAGTGCAATATCTTCGATGTCACATATGCCGACACCAGCCATCACAAGGTCGAAGAATGTATAGACCCCAGCTCGCACTTCAGTGATCCCATCGAGGTTTTGCGTTGACAGTGCCGTTGGGGTAGAGCCAATACTCAGCATTGTTGTTGTGATCCCAGCCTCTTCCAGCATGGATGCAGCAGTCACAACGGCTAAGCGCTCTTTCTCAGCAAACTGTATTAGTTGCTCAGCTGTGCTACACGCGTATGAGCCACCGGCATGCGTTAGTAAACCCCGATATAAACCACTGCTTTCCAGTATGGTTGCGATGGTCACGATTTCTTTGTTTTTAGGGTGCAGTCCTGCGCGATGTCCGTCGCAGTCTATTTCTATCAAGCAAGGAATCGTGCACTCATTTTCCGAGCAAAATTGAGAGACAAGCATGGCTTGTTCCATACTGTCTAGCAGTATGGTTAGATTGACACCTTGGTTGATTAGGGCAAGAACGCGTTGTAGCTTATCTTCTGTGATCCCTACCGCATAGGTGATATTGGTGTAACCTTGTGCTGCAAATGTTTCTGCCTCTTTTAGAGTGGAAACCGTACATCCCGCTTGTTTGTCGGCCAAAATATAGCTTGCGGCTGCAATGGATTTTACCGTTTTCAAATGTGGGCGAAGGGCCACATTAAAAGCATCAAGATGCTTTTCCATACGCGAAAGGTTATGTAAAAAAGCAATTTTATCAACAACTAAACATGGTGTTTGTAAAGATCCTAATGTCGTAAACATAGCTCAATCATACTCCTATGAGTTCTATTTCCTGTCGATTGCTTGGGGACCAGACGCGTTCACAAGCGTGTGTTTTGTTAAGCCAAATAAAGTCTGTATGTTCATCATCAGCAAGTACCACACTGATCCCTGACGGTACTTGGATACTAAAAACATGCTCAGTGTTTATGGTAACACCCGGCTCATACCGATGGCGCCACTGCGGTCTTATAGTGTATTGATTTGTTTTATTATGCGAGTGGATGGTGATCCCAAGCGCCGCGGCGTCAATACCGGTCTCTTCTTTTAACTCTCGATACGCGGTAGTGATTGGAGTTTCACCGGGATCTACTCCCCCAGTGACTGATTGCCAAAAGTGTTTATCGTCTGCTCTTTGTAATAGCAAAAACTCATTATGCTCGTTGTATATTACGACCAATACCGAAACAGGTTTACGTAGTGCCGACATGGATTACATCAAATCAGGAACATGTGCTTTGAGTTTAACCAGTTGAGTTGCACTCGGCAATTGGTATAAAGCGTAGATGGCGAATTTTGGACAAAAAAAAGCAGGCCATCTGGCCTGCATAAAAACTCCAATAGCAACAAGCTGTGCCAAGGAAATCCCAATAATGCCAACATCCCAGTCGGCAAGCTCTACTTCTCGGGAGTTCAATTGTGACTTTAGGCACGCCTAGATACGCAGGTAAAAAGGTGCAGCCCCAAAGGAACGAGACCAATGCTAATGTAATGTTTAGTACTTGTAAACTAAAAATTGAAAAAAATAGTTTAAACGGATTTTTTTTGCTCACTTTGAAATATAAAGCTTCTAAAATGATGGAATTACAACCGGTGTAACTATTTGTTATTTATCTGGTTGATAAGTTTTGTACCTTTAATGGTCTGATGGTTGTTGCAATTTTGTATCCATTCTGTATGTTAATGAGTTGTATAACATGTAACCTAGGAAAGGAAAAATGAAATTAACATCAGCAATTATCGCAACGTCATTATTGGCAACCAGTGTCGCAGTAAACGCGGCTATACCTTATAAAAATGAACAGTATCAATTTACTCAACCAAGTGGTGAGGTGATCACTCTTATTCTTAATGGTAATACGTACTTTGCACAGCAGCGTACCCCTGACGGCGAGCTTGTGGTGTATGATGCCTCGCTCAAAGGCATGGCTTACGCACAGGTGTCAGTCGATGGGGAGCAGCTTATATCAACAGGTAAGCTTGTGACCAAACGCAGTAAGCGGGGCATTCAACGTCACTCAGTAGATGCTATGCAGCAAGGGTTATCCTCTACTGCTATTGCAAAAAAGGTAAAAGCAGCGCAGCAGGTAATGCTGGGTCAAAACCAAACATCAGTCGACTTGATACATACGCATCAGTTTGAGCGTAGTGATAATGCAATGGCGTTGAATGCTGAGATCAGCGGGCAAGTAAAAGGGTTAACTATCATCATTGATTTCCCTGATGAGCGCGGCACTATCACAAAAGCGCAAGTTGAGCGTTTTTTAAATGACCAAAATTACACTGAATTTGGTAACGCGCAGTCAGTAAGAGGGTATTTTTCGTCGGTCTCTGGAGGCAAGCTTGATTATACCAATACAGTAACGGCTTATTACACCGCAAAGAAAAACAAAGCGTATTATGCGGATAGCGCATTAAGCTCAACAGTACGCTCGCAAGAACTCATAAAAGAAGCGCTAAATTGGCTTGAATTTCAACAGGGATTTGATTTTAGTTCGCTTACTACAAATAGTAGTGGGCAGATCCGTGGGTTAAATATTTTTTATGCTGGTAACTCTGATAGTGCATGGTCTAAAGGTCTGTGGCCACATATGGCAAGACTCAGTCCTCGTTTTTGTGCTGACAGCGTGTGTACCGATCGCTATCAAATCACTGATATGGGAAATAGCCTTGCAATTGGCACCTTTGTACATGAGTCTGGTCACTTAATCACAAATTGGCCTGATCTTTATGATTATGACGGAAGCTCAGAGGGCTCAGTCGCAAGTTTTGGCGTTATGGGGTTTGGCGCGATTGGTGCTTCCAACCGTTTTAAGCCGACGCCACCTGTCGCACACTTCAGGGCCATAGCTGGTTGGGATACGGTAACTGAACTTAATCCAGCCGTAAATGCCAATGCCCCAACGGGAAGGCTCAGTCATATTTCGGGCGCTAATAGCTCATATAAATGGACCAACCCAAGCAATACAAATGAAGCATTTTACATTGAGGCTATTCATCAATCGGGACAAAACTCAGAGCAACTCGATTCAGGTTTGGCTATTTGGCACGTTGATTCTGCCGGCAATAACTCGAATGAATGGTATCCATATATCCAAATGGAGCATGGTGATGCCAAACGAGATCCTGAAAATGGTCGCAACCGTGGGGATAATGGCGATTTATTTGATGTGGCAGGAGAGTTTAGCGCCACACTGCCGAATGCGTTGAGTAGCAAAGGGACGAATGCGCTATGGTGGAATGGAAGCGACTCTGGCTTGTCCATCAGCAATATTTCTGATCCCGCTGCAGAGATCCAATTTACCGTAAGCGGTAGTACAACCCCACCACCACCGGGAGATGTTTACACTGGATACTTAGCAGACAAGCAACAAGCCATACAACCTGACGGCAGTTGGTTTCAGTACAGCGGTGGCACAATAGCACTTACTTTAGAGGGACCAGCGAACGCAGACTTCGACTTGAAACTCGAAGCTTGGCAAGGTGGTACATGGCAACAAGTTGCTATTTCGGAGACGCCAACCTCACAAGAGTCAATTAACTATACGGCAAATTCAGGTTATTACCGCATTTTGGTTTACTCATATAGCGGTGCGGGTGACTACCGTCTAACGTTACAGAAGTAGTTATCCAAAGCACTGGTTAGTCAATATAATTGATATAATGCCAAGTCGCGTTGCTTGTGTGGTAGGCGCGCGGCTTGTTTTGGTGCGTATGTTAGAACGCCAAACTCCACTTTCTTATCTATAATTCATACTTTATTACCAAAACTATGATAATAATGCAGTCATGCATATTGTTTGTTACGGAATAGCTTATGAACTTTTTTCGAAAGCCAAATCAAGAAGTTGAAAATTTGACCGCTGAACTCAACCGTGCTCGGGCATTACTTTCTGCGATTGATGAAGCGGTCGCAAAAATTGAATTTACACCCGATGGTCAAATAGCAGCAGTCAATCGACATTTTCTTGCTGTTGTGGGTTACACCGAGGCTGAAGTGATAGGACAGCACCATCGTATTTTTTGCCACAAGGACTACGTAAATTCTTCGGAATATCGCAGTTTCTGGGCAAGCCTTAAGCGTGGCCAAGCTCAGTTTGGTAATTTTGAGCGCTTTACCAAAACAGGTGACGTGGTTTGGCTTGACGCTACCTATTTTCCGGTTGAAGAAAATGGCAAAGTCACCCGTATTGTTAAAATTGCGAATGACATCACAGCAGAAAAACTCACCATAACGGCACAAGAAGCGATAGCTAACGCACTCAATAAATCCATGGCAACCATAGAGTTTACACCTGAGGGCGTTATTTTAGATGCGAATCCAAATTTCACCGCAACTGTGGGCTATAAACTCAGTGAGATTAAAGATCAGCATCATCGAATTTTCTGTGACGATAGCTTTTATAAAGAGCAGCCACATTTTTGGCAAGAGCTGGCAAAAGGACAGCATAAAAGTGGTCGCTTTCATCGCTTAGGTAAACATGGCGAAGATATTTGGATTGAAGCCACGTATAACCCTATTTTTGATGAACACGGCAAAGTCGTTAAAGTGATAAAGTTTGCAACAAATATCACGGCGCGGGTGCAAAAAGCGCATCGAGTCGCACAAGCTGCCGAAGTTGCGCAGGTGACATCAGAGCAAACTGAGCAAATAGCGGCCCGTGCGAGTTTACTGTTGCAAGAGTCTGTTAGTACCTCAGGGCTTATTTCTAATCAAGTGCAAAGTGCAATGGCCGCAATAGCACAGCTTAATGAACAGTCAAAAGGGATTTCGGCAATTGTGTCTACCATCAGCGCGATTGCAGAGCAAACTAACTTACTTGCGTTAAATGCAGCGATAGAAGCCGCCAGAGCGGGTGAGCAGGGAAGAGGGTTTGCGGTGGTAGCCGATGAAGTAAGAAGCTTGGCAGCACGTACTTCGCAGTCGACTAACGAAATCAATGATGTGGTCAATCAGAACGAAGTGTTAACTAAAGAAGCCACCGCACTGATGAATACAGTGTCTGAAAGCACCGCCCTTGGTCTTGCATAAATCGATGAAGTGAATAAAGTGATGAATGAAATAAAGCAAGGCGCAGAAAACCTCACAAATACGGTTAAAGGATTGTCAGAATAACCTAAAGATCGCCGCGTAAAGCGGCTCCCACCCAGAGCTTGAATATGGTGTAGGAGCGGATTCACCCCGCGATCATTTCATCAAAATCGCCGCATAAAGCGGCTCCCACCCAGAGCTTGAATATGGTGTAGGAGCGGGTTCACCCCGCGAGCTTTCCCCAATAATCGCGCGTAAAGCACCTCCCACCAAGGGCTTGAATATGTTGTGGGAGATGTATGGACTCCTCCCCCTTAACGGGAGAGTACGGTATAAAGATATTGCAAAACACTTTTACCAAATAAGGAGTCCATACATGACACAGTCTAATTTAATTGCTATCGACTTGGCAAAAAACATTTTCCAGGTGGCACAGCTGAAAGGCAATAAACTCAAATTTAATAAGTCAATGAAACGCGAACCTATGAGAGAAGGCACAAGGGCGCGAATACATCAAAGAGGCCGAGGTAGCACCTCATCAAGAGCCCGGATATAAGCACGCAATCACACTAATAATGCTAAAAGTGGCTTGTACAATTGGAGGAGTCCATATAAGCGGGTTCACCCCGCGATCTTTTTCCCAATAATCACCGCGAAAAGCGCCTCCCACCAAGGGATTAAATATGTGGTAGGAGCGGGTTCACCCCGCGATCTTTTCATCAAGATCGGCGCATAGAGCGCCTCCCACAGCGACTAATGTGAATGCTTTATTTTTCAGCGATTTGCCATACCGCAACTGAACCGGAAATTTCATTACCGATCACCAATAAGGCTTCGCCAGTTGCACTTTTGTCGGCAGGAATAAATGCCATGCCCTCTGGGGCTAAGTCGCCACTGATTTCGGCATCTTCAACTAATCCGCGGTTGTAAAAATAATCTTCAAACTTAACATCGTAAGGGTTGGTGATATCGTAAACCACGATACTACCCATACGCTCTAAGCCAACGAATGCAAAAGTGCGTTCACCAATTTGACCTAGCGCTAGTGCTTCCGGCTCTGGGCCTTTTGCATCAGATCGCGTATCGCCTTCATTGGTGTCTTCATCATTGTTAAATTGTGCGCCATGTACGGAGGCTGTGATCCGCTCGATTTGATCGCCAGAGTCGAACACCACAAGGCCGTTGCTATCCCAAATGGTGAATGAACGTGCACCATAGGTGTACAGCGCTTCATATTGGCCGTCATTATTTTCATCGCCTTTCACCGTTGTGACTTTAAGGCGACCAATGTCGTCATCGTCATTATTAAGATAAGTAAAGTTGCTTGCTAAGGTAAGATCTTCGGCACGGCTCTCATCAATGTACGCTAAACAACCATCGTCTTTATCGTAATCTAGGCCACCTTTCGCGGTACAGTCAGCTTCATCGGCAGCATCAAAAAAGTATTCTCTACCATCACCTTCATTGGCAGAG
The sequence above is a segment of the Pseudoalteromonas piscicida genome. Coding sequences within it:
- a CDS encoding alanine racemase, whose protein sequence is MFTTLGSLQTPCLVVDKIAFLHNLSRMEKHLDAFNVALRPHLKTVKSIAAASYILADKQAGCTVSTLKEAETFAAQGYTNITYAVGITEDKLQRVLALINQGVNLTILLDSMEQAMLVSQFCSENECTIPCLIEIDCDGHRAGLHPKNKEIVTIATILESSGLYRGLLTHAGGSYACSTAEQLIQFAEKERLAVVTAASMLEEAGITTTMLSIGSTPTALSTQNLDGITEVRAGVYTFFDLVMAGVGICDIEDIALSVLTRVTGIKRSENKLFIDAGWMALSRDRGTASQAFDCGYGLVCDQEGNLLPGLKVTSANQEHGIIECEPGFTLPDMKHGDLLRILPNHACATAAQHSGYHVLSHDDIEFWPRFGGW
- the nudB gene encoding dihydroneopterin triphosphate diphosphatase, whose translation is MSALRKPVSVLVVIYNEHNEFLLLQRADDKHFWQSVTGGVDPGETPITTAYRELKEETGIDAAALGITIHSHNKTNQYTIRPQWRHRYEPGVTINTEHVFSIQVPSGISVVLADDEHTDFIWLNKTHACERVWSPSNRQEIELIGV
- a CDS encoding M6 family metalloprotease domain-containing protein, giving the protein MKLTSAIIATSLLATSVAVNAAIPYKNEQYQFTQPSGEVITLILNGNTYFAQQRTPDGELVVYDASLKGMAYAQVSVDGEQLISTGKLVTKRSKRGIQRHSVDAMQQGLSSTAIAKKVKAAQQVMLGQNQTSVDLIHTHQFERSDNAMALNAEISGQVKGLTIIIDFPDERGTITKAQVERFLNDQNYTEFGNAQSVRGYFSSVSGGKLDYTNTVTAYYTAKKNKAYYADSALSSTVRSQELIKEALNWLEFQQGFDFSSLTTNSSGQIRGLNIFYAGNSDSAWSKGLWPHMARLSPRFCADSVCTDRYQITDMGNSLAIGTFVHESGHLITNWPDLYDYDGSSEGSVASFGVMGFGAIGASNRFKPTPPVAHFRAIAGWDTVTELNPAVNANAPTGRLSHISGANSSYKWTNPSNTNEAFYIEAIHQSGQNSEQLDSGLAIWHVDSAGNNSNEWYPYIQMEHGDAKRDPENGRNRGDNGDLFDVAGEFSATLPNALSSKGTNALWWNGSDSGLSISNISDPAAEIQFTVSGSTTPPPPGDVYTGYLADKQQAIQPDGSWFQYSGGTIALTLEGPANADFDLKLEAWQGGTWQQVAISETPTSQESINYTANSGYYRILVYSYSGAGDYRLTLQK
- a CDS encoding methyl-accepting chemotaxis protein, whose translation is MNFFRKPNQEVENLTAELNRARALLSAIDEAVAKIEFTPDGQIAAVNRHFLAVVGYTEAEVIGQHHRIFCHKDYVNSSEYRSFWASLKRGQAQFGNFERFTKTGDVVWLDATYFPVEENGKVTRIVKIANDITAEKLTITAQEAIANALNKSMATIEFTPEGVILDANPNFTATVGYKLSEIKDQHHRIFCDDSFYKEQPHFWQELAKGQHKSGRFHRLGKHGEDIWIEATYNPIFDEHGKVVKVIKFATNITARVQKAHRVAQAAEVAQVTSEQTEQIAARASLLLQESVSTSGLISNQVQSAMAAIAQLNEQSKGISAIVSTISAIAEQTNLLALNAAIEAARAGEQGRGFAVVADEVRSLAARTSQSTNEINDVVNQNEVLTKEATALMNTVSESTALGLA